From Myotis daubentonii chromosome 15, mMyoDau2.1, whole genome shotgun sequence, one genomic window encodes:
- the LOC132216805 gene encoding carcinoembryonic antigen-related cell adhesion molecule 21-like: MLLKRVTRKDTGYYTIVAHLRDSKKEIGFGRLRVYQPVRVPTLLASNTTVMEHKDSVVLTCYTNAVSTQWFFNGMKLRLTERMKLSWNNRTLTIDPVRREDAGNYQCEVSNPISSTESVPVELDVKY; encoded by the exons ATGCTGTTAAAGAGGGTCACACGGAAGGACACAGGATACTACACCATAGTAGCCCACCTTCGAgattcaaaaaaagaaataggatttgGACGGCTCCGTGTATACC AGCCTGTGAGAGTGCCCACCCTCCTAGCCAGCAACACAACAGTCATGGAGCATAAGGATTCCGTGGTCCTCACCTGCTACACAAATGCAGTCTCCACCCAGTGgttcttcaatggcatgaaactgCGGCTGACGGAGCGGATGAAGCTGTCCTGGAACAacagaaccctcaccatagaccccgtcaggagggaggatgctgggaattatcagtgtgaagtgtccaaccccatcagttcCACTGAAAGTGTGCCGGTTGAGctggatgtaaaatattag